In Streptococcus dysgalactiae subsp. dysgalactiae, the following are encoded in one genomic region:
- a CDS encoding Cof-type HAD-IIB family hydrolase, protein MIQLIAIDLDGTLLNEQKEIPEDNIKMIQEAANTGVKIVVCTGRPQSGTRPYFDQLGLVEEEFLILNNGCSTYSSPDWQLRHSKSLNYSDIEALEQVSQSFPGVYLTLTGEQDYLVLEPEVPDLVQADGDLVFATVQAVSLRQLSQSYQVIFQAMYLGEKAALDAFELAASDHLRQSYHVVRSQDNILEILPKGVSKASALRELVEDLDLSADQVMAIGDAPNDIEMLNYAGLGVAMGNASEAIKQLADQVTITNDEAGVAQAIHQFVLLPNKES, encoded by the coding sequence ATGATTCAACTGATTGCTATTGATTTAGATGGTACATTGCTAAATGAGCAAAAAGAAATCCCAGAAGACAATATTAAGATGATTCAAGAAGCTGCTAATACTGGAGTGAAGATTGTCGTCTGTACAGGTCGCCCTCAATCGGGAACAAGGCCCTACTTTGATCAGTTGGGGTTGGTTGAGGAAGAATTTCTCATCCTTAACAATGGGTGCAGCACTTACAGTAGTCCAGACTGGCAACTACGCCATTCTAAGTCACTTAACTACTCTGATATTGAGGCCTTAGAGCAGGTCAGTCAATCCTTTCCTGGAGTTTACTTAACCCTAACAGGAGAACAAGATTATTTAGTCCTTGAACCAGAAGTGCCAGATCTTGTTCAGGCAGATGGAGATTTGGTCTTTGCAACCGTGCAAGCAGTCTCTTTAAGGCAGTTATCTCAATCATATCAGGTGATTTTTCAAGCCATGTATTTAGGGGAAAAAGCTGCGCTGGATGCTTTTGAATTAGCAGCAAGTGATCACCTTCGTCAAAGCTATCATGTGGTGCGTAGTCAAGATAATATCTTGGAAATTCTTCCTAAGGGCGTCAGCAAGGCATCTGCTTTGAGGGAATTGGTAGAGGATTTAGATCTAAGTGCTGATCAAGTTATGGCGATTGGCGATGCTCCTAATGACATTGAAATGCTTAACTATGCTGGATTAGGGGTTGCCATGGGCAATGCTTCAGAGGCTATTAAGCAATTAGCTGATCAGGTGACTATTACCAATGATGAGGCGGGTGTTGCCCAAGCAATTCATCAATTTGTGTTGCTACCTAACAAAGAGTCATAA